TCAGAGCCGCTCCCGTCGGCGTAACCAACTCGTTCTCGACATGCGCCGAATACGTAGGACAATCACGCAATAGGTCAGCCGTAGCTGGCGCCGGAACGGGAAACCGTCCATGAGCGCAGTCCACCATACCTCCACCAACGTTCAGCGGCGAGCAAAACCACTGGTCAACCCTGAGGGCATGAATCCCAGCCACCGCCGCCACAATATCGGCAATCGCGTCCACCGCACCCACCTCATGAAAGTGGATCTTCTCAACCGGAACATTGTGAATCTTCGCCTCGCTTGCCCCAAGCAACTCAAAGGCAAGTACAGCCTTTTCTTTGACCTCCTCCGGCAAGTTCGCGTCACGGATGATCTTCTTAATAGAACTCAAGTGCCGCCCATGATGGTGATGATGGCCGTGCTCGTCATGGTGATGAGCCGTCTCCGCTACCTCAGTTCCATCAAGAACATGAACCTTGGTGGCCGAGATTCCACTCCGATCAGCCTTCTCAATCCTGAGCGAAGCCCCAATATTCAGCGCTCCAACAGCCTCATGGAGAACTTCCGGCGAAACCCCGGCATCGACAAGCGCGCCCAGAAACATGTCGCCGCTGACACCGGCAAAGCAGTCAAGATAAGCAATCCGCATGGCGACATTGTTTCACGCACAAAGAAAGTTGTTGCAAAGAAAAGAGAAAGGCGTATAGACTTCCCGCCGTTCCCCTCCCCATCGAAACACCGGCCCCCGTACCCAGGCCATTCGCTCGCAATGAAATGGTCGTAGTGCGTTCTGCCGGCAACGTTCAACGATGTTTCCCAACCCGTTTATGCGCCTTGGAGGGCAAGCTTTATGAGAAAGATGATAGGGCTGTCACTGGGAATATTTCTTTTGAGTGCGGGTTCAGGCGCGATGCTGGCGCAGATGAATCCCGATGGCACGACGAATCCGCCGAAGGTTCTCCTGATTCAACGCGAGTTTTTGAAGCCAGGCAAACAAGGGAGCTTGCACGAAAAGAGCGAAAGCGCCTTTGTCCGCGCAATGGAAGCGGCCAAGTGGCCGGAGCATTACTTCGCCATGAACTCCATGTCCGGCCCATCGCGAGCGCTGTTCATCATCGGCTACGACTCCTTCGCCGCTTTGGAAAAGGACAACGACGGGATGATGCATGACAAAACGCTCTCCGCCGCATTCGACCGCGCAGCCATTGCCGACGGCGATCTGCTCTCCAAATATGACTCAAGCATCTGGACCTATGAAGACGATATGAGTCTCCGCGGCCCGGTCAAAATCGAGCAGATGCGCTACTTCGAACTGGATTCGATAACGGTCAAGCCTGGCCATCATCATGATTGGTTCGAACTGGCGAATCTCTATAAAAAAGGCTATGCCGACATTCCCGACGCGCACTGGGCCATATGGAGCCTTGCCTACGGAAGCGCCGATAGCGATGTCTATCTCATAGCGATTCCCATGCGATCGCTCTCCGAAGTAGATCAGATGTTCGCCGACCAGAGTAAATTCAGACAGGCCCTTGGCGCGGATGGAATGAAGCGTCTGTCAGAGCTCTCAGCAGCCTGCATCAAGAGCTCCGACTCACAGCTCTTCGAGATGGCGCCGAAGATGAGCTACCCGCCCGCCGCCTGGGCTGAAGAGAACCCCGGCCTCTGGAAGCAGAAAGCCGAGGCTTCAGCAAAGAAAGAAGCCGCCAAACCAAAGCAGTAAACAATCCTGCGTCAGCGCCCACCTGCCTCACGTGCGGGTGGGCATCTTTATCTTCGCGAACAGACCGAATGAAGGCCCAGGAGTAACTCCCACACCAACAGACAACCACGCAGGACCGCTATAAACTGAGACCACGATGAACTTCAGGCTCTGTTCCCTTGCACTCATCGCGGCCACAGCCGCCAGCGCTCAAACCACCTCCAAACCCGTCACACACCACACCGCAGCCACACATCACACGGCAGCCACCGCCTCAAAAATCCCCCACGTCCCGGGCATTCCCAAAACCCTCTACGCCCTCAAGTACATCGACATCTCCATCGGCAAGGGCCCGCTCGCCGAGCCGCAGAAGTGGTACACCGTCCACTACACCGGATGGCTCCCCGACGGCACGAAATTCGACTCCTCCTACGACCACCCCGGCAAACAGCCCATCACCTTCCCCTACGGCGCGCACCGCGTCATCTATGGATGGGACACAGGCTTCGAAGGCATGCACATCGGCGGCAAGCGCCGCCTCTTCGTCCCCTATCAGCTCGCCTACGGAGCAGAGGGCCGCCCTCCCAAAATCCCCGCGAAGAGCGAACTGATCTTCGACGTGGAGCTTCTCGCCCAGTCCGACACGCCTCCCGAAGCCCCAAGGCCTCCAGCCCCACAGCCCCAACCACAGTCACAGACAGCTCCAGCAACGCCGGCAAACAACGGCGCACAACCCGCTCCAGAAGCAAAACCCGCTACGCCTGACACTCAGCCAAAAACCGCGAATCCTCAGTGACAGCAACCGCGTCTAAACTCAGGAAATAGTAGGAATCGCACCTTACGCATGTTTGAAAAACTAAAGCCGCTCACTCCGTACCTCAGGCGATATTGGAAGAGCCTCGCCTGGGGCGGAGTGTCCGTGCTGCTCTACAACACACTCAAGATCCTCATCCCGCTCGTCATCGGCCACGCTATCGACGATATGCAGCACGGCCTCACCCGCGGCAAAATCCTGCATCACGCACTGTTGCTGCTAGCCATCGCCGCCGCCTGCGCAGTCTTTCTCTACCTCACGCGCTGGATCATCATCGGTGCCTCGCGCGAGATCGAATACGACATCCGCAACGACCTCTTCCAAAACCTCGAACGCCAGTCCGCCGCCTACTACAACACGCACCGCACCGGCGACATCATGGCCCGCACCACCAACGACCTCAACGCCGTCCGCCAACTCCTCGGCCCGGCCATCATGTACAGCGCGAACACCCTCATCTTCACTGCCGCCGCGCTGCCCTTCATGATCCGCATCAGCCCAAAGCTCACGCTCTGGGCGTTTGTGCCATTGCCCATAGCCTCTGTACTCGTGCAATACTTTGGCGCACGAATTCACCGTCGCTTCGAGCGCATCCAGGCCATGTTCTCCGACATCTCCGCCAAGGCGCAGGAGAACTTCTCCGGAGCACGTCTTATCCGCGCTTTCGCCCAGGAAGAAGCCGAGATCGCCTCCTTCGAGACCGCGAACCACGAGTACATTCGCCGCAGCCTGCTGCTCGTCCGGCTCATGGCAATGCTCTGGCCCACGCTTGAGTTCGTCCTTGGGCTCTCGCTGATGATTACGCTCTTTGTCGGCGGTCGCGAGGTCATCCAGCACCACATCACTGTCGGCCAGTTCACGGCCTACAACGTCTACATGGTCCAACTCACGTGGCCAATGATCGCCATCGGCTGGGTCGTCAACTTATTCCAGCGTGGCACTGCCTCCGTCGCCCGTATCGACGAAATACTCAAGCAGAAACCGGACATCGCCGACGCTCCCAGCGCCGCAGCAACGCCCATCAACGGCGAGATTGAATTCCGCAACCTTACATTCGCGTACCCCGGCGCAAAGCCCGTACTCAAAGACATCAATCTCAAAATTCCAGCCGGCTCCAGCCTCGCCATCGTTGGCCCCACAGGCTCTGGCAAATCGACCCTCGTCAATCTCATCCCACGCCTGCAGGACGCCGCTCCCGGAGAAGTCCTGATCGACGGCCAACCCATCCGCAACTTCACCCTCGACGAGTTGCGCAGAAACATCGGCTTCGTTCCCCAGGAGACATTTCTCTTCTCCGAAACCATCCGGCAGAACATCGCATTCGGCACACTAGGCGTGACGGACGGACAGGTCGAAGATGCCGCCGCCACCGCACACATCGCCAATGAAATCCTTGAATTTCCGCGCGGCTTCGACACCATGGTCGGCGAACGCGGCGTCACGCTCTCCGGCGGCCAGAAGCAACGCACAGCTATCGCCCGCGCCATCATCCGCGACCCGCGCATCCTCATCCTCGACGACGCCCTCGCCAGCGTGGACACCTACACCGAAGAACGCATCCTCGGCGGCCTGCGCGAACAGATGCAGGGCCGCACCACGATCTTCATCTCCCACCGCATCTCAACCGCTCGTAACGCAGACCGCATCGCCGTATTGGTCAACGGCCGCATCGCCGAACTGGGCACGCACGAAGAGCTGCTAAGCCGCAACGGTTACTACACCAGCCTCTTTGAAAAGCAGCGCCTCGAAGAAGAGATCTCCGTCACCGCCTGAAATTCCCCGGCGCCTGTCTTACGCCAGCCAACGCGATCCATTGCTGGCCTCAGACATCTCCTGCGACACCACCGCCGGCAAAAACTTCTCCTCGCGCGTCCGCAACTCCCTCGGCAGAACACGCCCAGCCTCAGGATCACGCGCCACCACAACCCACGCATCGCGAACATTGCGCACACACGCAATCACCTCGCGGAACTGCTCCACCGACTCAACATGCGAGGCCTCAAGCGTCATCGTAAACATCGCAGCATAAAAATCAGACAACGCCGTCGCCGCGCTTCCCCCAACATCCGGACGCAACCGCGCCTGCAAGTACATCAAAATATCCAACACCTTCTTAACCGCAACACGCCGCCCATGCACATCATTCTCTTCAGCACACTGCATCGCCCGATACAAAAATCGGAGCCCAGCATCGTAAAGTGCCACGACAAGTTCCACCCCTGTCGCTCCCGCCAGCGACTGCTCCTGATAGCTCTTTCCGTTCACCTTTATCCTCCATTACCTGTGTTGTAGCCGGTCACGGCGCTATACATCTCGTTCACCTCGTTGAGCTGGCTCGGAATCGACTGCATGACCTGGTTTGCCGT
This is a stretch of genomic DNA from Edaphobacter acidisoli. It encodes these proteins:
- the larC gene encoding nickel pincer cofactor biosynthesis protein LarC codes for the protein MRIAYLDCFAGVSGDMFLGALVDAGVSPEVLHEAVGALNIGASLRIEKADRSGISATKVHVLDGTEVAETAHHHDEHGHHHHHGRHLSSIKKIIRDANLPEEVKEKAVLAFELLGASEAKIHNVPVEKIHFHEVGAVDAIADIVAAVAGIHALRVDQWFCSPLNVGGGMVDCAHGRFPVPAPATADLLRDCPTYSAHVENELVTPTGAALIRMLAPTFGSQPAMRVQQIGYGAGTRNPKDFPNVLRLSIGESAGATHSAVAVLETAIDDLSPQVLAHVTEKALALGALDVMSTAVHMKKNRLGTLITILADDAQVAALEDLLLRETSTLGVRIHHERRSCLDRAHLTVTTAYGEVRMKLGSRGGVVLNAAPEFEDCRAAAERNGVPVKQVMQAAVAAYAGGQAK
- the fliS gene encoding flagellar export chaperone FliS; translated protein: MNGKSYQEQSLAGATGVELVVALYDAGLRFLYRAMQCAEENDVHGRRVAVKKVLDILMYLQARLRPDVGGSAATALSDFYAAMFTMTLEASHVESVEQFREVIACVRNVRDAWVVVARDPEAGRVLPRELRTREEKFLPAVVSQEMSEASNGSRWLA
- a CDS encoding ABC transporter ATP-binding protein; its protein translation is MFEKLKPLTPYLRRYWKSLAWGGVSVLLYNTLKILIPLVIGHAIDDMQHGLTRGKILHHALLLLAIAAACAVFLYLTRWIIIGASREIEYDIRNDLFQNLERQSAAYYNTHRTGDIMARTTNDLNAVRQLLGPAIMYSANTLIFTAAALPFMIRISPKLTLWAFVPLPIASVLVQYFGARIHRRFERIQAMFSDISAKAQENFSGARLIRAFAQEEAEIASFETANHEYIRRSLLLVRLMAMLWPTLEFVLGLSLMITLFVGGREVIQHHITVGQFTAYNVYMVQLTWPMIAIGWVVNLFQRGTASVARIDEILKQKPDIADAPSAAATPINGEIEFRNLTFAYPGAKPVLKDINLKIPAGSSLAIVGPTGSGKSTLVNLIPRLQDAAPGEVLIDGQPIRNFTLDELRRNIGFVPQETFLFSETIRQNIAFGTLGVTDGQVEDAAATAHIANEILEFPRGFDTMVGERGVTLSGGQKQRTAIARAIIRDPRILILDDALASVDTYTEERILGGLREQMQGRTTIFISHRISTARNADRIAVLVNGRIAELGTHEELLSRNGYYTSLFEKQRLEEEISVTA
- a CDS encoding FKBP-type peptidyl-prolyl cis-trans isomerase, which produces MNFRLCSLALIAATAASAQTTSKPVTHHTAATHHTAATASKIPHVPGIPKTLYALKYIDISIGKGPLAEPQKWYTVHYTGWLPDGTKFDSSYDHPGKQPITFPYGAHRVIYGWDTGFEGMHIGGKRRLFVPYQLAYGAEGRPPKIPAKSELIFDVELLAQSDTPPEAPRPPAPQPQPQSQTAPATPANNGAQPAPEAKPATPDTQPKTANPQ